The proteins below are encoded in one region of Aminivibrio pyruvatiphilus:
- a CDS encoding glutamine--tRNA ligase/YqeY domain fusion protein translates to MESQSAKGPHFIEQIILDDLKNGVVKEIRTRFPPEPNGYLHIGHAKSICLNFGLAEQFGGTCNLRFDDTNPAKEETEYVESIMRDVQWLGFRWHRLCFASDYFHRFYEWALELIHAGKAYVDHQSADDIRETRGTLTAPGKESPYRNRTADENLALFESMKRGELEDGTCVLRAKIDMGHPNLNMRDPVLYRILHRHHFRSGDEWCIYPMYDFAHGYEDAIEGVTHSICTLEFEDHRPLYEWLLDNVSVPCKPRQFEFARLNLTYTVMSKRLLLTLVNEKIVSGWDDPRMPTISGIRRRGYTPSALRRFCQEIGVSKSNSMVDIEFLQYIIREELNLEARRAMAVLDPLKVVIENYPEGQTEMLDAENNPERPEDGTRQIPFSREIYIERDDFMENPPKKFFRLSPGMEVRLKHAYLITCTEVVRNGDGEITELRCTYDPLSRGGEAPDGRRVKGTLHWVSVPHAVKAEVRLYDNLFTLRDMSAMEEGKTFRDYLNPGSLKVLENCFVEPGLAETGPLEKFQFLRQGYFCADPDSTPERPVFNRTVALKDSWAKEVRKEQAN, encoded by the coding sequence ATGGAAAGCCAGTCCGCGAAAGGGCCTCATTTTATTGAACAGATTATCCTGGACGACCTGAAAAACGGTGTGGTGAAGGAAATCCGCACCCGTTTTCCTCCGGAGCCGAACGGATACCTCCACATCGGTCACGCCAAGTCCATCTGCCTGAACTTCGGCCTCGCGGAGCAGTTCGGGGGAACGTGCAATCTCCGCTTCGACGACACGAACCCGGCCAAGGAAGAGACGGAATACGTGGAGTCCATCATGCGTGACGTCCAGTGGCTCGGTTTCCGGTGGCACAGGCTGTGCTTCGCCTCCGATTACTTCCACCGGTTCTACGAGTGGGCCCTCGAGCTGATTCATGCCGGGAAGGCCTACGTGGACCACCAGTCCGCCGACGATATTCGTGAGACCCGGGGAACCCTCACGGCCCCCGGCAAAGAGTCTCCCTACAGGAACCGCACTGCGGACGAAAACCTCGCCCTTTTCGAAAGCATGAAAAGAGGAGAACTCGAGGACGGTACCTGCGTCCTCAGGGCGAAGATCGACATGGGGCACCCCAACCTCAACATGAGGGACCCGGTGCTGTACCGGATTCTTCACAGGCACCACTTCCGGTCCGGTGACGAGTGGTGCATCTACCCCATGTATGACTTTGCCCACGGCTACGAGGATGCCATCGAGGGCGTAACCCATTCCATCTGCACCCTCGAGTTCGAGGATCACAGGCCCCTTTACGAGTGGCTGCTGGACAATGTTTCCGTTCCATGCAAGCCGAGGCAGTTCGAGTTCGCCCGGCTGAACCTCACCTATACGGTGATGAGCAAGCGCCTCCTGCTCACCCTGGTCAACGAGAAGATAGTCTCCGGCTGGGATGATCCGAGGATGCCCACCATCAGCGGAATTCGCAGGAGAGGATACACTCCCTCGGCTCTCCGCAGGTTCTGCCAGGAAATCGGCGTTTCAAAGTCCAACAGCATGGTGGATATCGAGTTTCTTCAGTACATCATCCGGGAGGAGCTGAACCTGGAGGCCCGGCGGGCCATGGCGGTCCTCGATCCCCTGAAGGTGGTCATAGAAAACTACCCTGAAGGACAGACCGAGATGCTCGACGCGGAGAACAACCCGGAAAGGCCGGAGGACGGAACACGGCAGATTCCCTTCTCCCGGGAGATTTACATTGAACGGGACGATTTCATGGAAAACCCGCCGAAGAAATTTTTCCGTCTTTCTCCGGGCATGGAAGTGCGGCTGAAGCATGCCTACCTGATCACCTGCACCGAAGTTGTCAGGAACGGGGATGGAGAGATCACAGAACTTCGCTGCACCTACGATCCTTTGAGCCGCGGAGGGGAGGCTCCCGACGGAAGGCGGGTTAAAGGCACCCTTCACTGGGTTTCGGTTCCTCACGCCGTGAAGGCCGAAGTGCGCCTGTACGACAACCTGTTCACCCTGCGGGATATGTCCGCCATGGAGGAGGGCAAGACCTTCAGGGATTACCTGAATCCCGGTTCCCTGAAAGTGCTGGAGAACTGCTTCGTCGAGCCCGGGCTCGCGGAGACGGGACCGCTGGAGAAGTTTCAGTTTCTGCGGCAGGGATATTTTTGTGCTGACCCGGATTCCACCCCGGAAAGGCCCGTGTTCAACCGGACCGTCGCCCTGAAGGATTCCTGGGCGAAGGAAGTCCGGAAGGAACAGGCAAACTGA
- a CDS encoding zinc-ribbon domain-containing protein, with protein sequence MVDYDEKGFSPSGGNNGRKCPECGEEVSGRFRFCPACGTAIPEVPANVPLRPRAAVSRQEPVSREQFVPRHGGARFAENGSEPEQGRRFRTNADKTEASFREFNAVASSRRRKDDRKSALPLIMILLVFLVSIGGGVYWFLRQAEDLPWDSAVVQKPEKTPPASGPAPEQLSPAGAPTAENPGGTAAVPGEAAQPAVPATSTPVPVASAVPGEIPEVTGPTRGIVIGSSVNLRGSHTIESPVVGRVSAGNRLEVAESWTPDDSAEAVTLADVELTAPDGKKVKVARGKGVTVTGLPDASGMVNVILPEDRNKVVYSVSSKSLSDPQAWPWYRVKPQGGGKEGWIFGKFLTVLDTREESLSVLYLDSALTSYGTTKEQVQEVLGKPQKTSSRKVKASGGEGTETTLTFSGGTFVVYEGPGGPEVKKITLTSAKHPLDGGLAVGMERRQVLSLLGHPNDLEKGEEIYRANKTAGIRIKYENYRVKSVTAGVLN encoded by the coding sequence ATGGTTGATTACGACGAAAAGGGTTTTTCCCCCAGCGGAGGGAATAATGGAAGAAAATGCCCCGAGTGCGGCGAAGAGGTGAGCGGAAGGTTTCGCTTTTGCCCGGCCTGCGGAACGGCGATCCCTGAGGTGCCTGCCAATGTTCCCCTTCGCCCCCGGGCGGCAGTGTCCCGGCAGGAGCCGGTTTCCAGGGAACAGTTCGTCCCGAGGCATGGCGGTGCCAGGTTCGCGGAGAATGGAAGCGAACCGGAGCAGGGGAGACGGTTCCGGACTAATGCCGACAAGACGGAGGCAAGCTTCCGGGAGTTCAACGCCGTGGCCAGTTCGAGGCGCAGGAAGGACGACCGGAAGAGTGCCCTCCCCCTTATCATGATCCTTCTTGTCTTTTTGGTTTCCATCGGCGGTGGGGTGTACTGGTTCCTGCGGCAGGCGGAGGATTTGCCCTGGGACAGTGCCGTAGTGCAGAAGCCGGAGAAAACTCCCCCCGCGTCAGGCCCGGCCCCGGAGCAGCTTTCACCTGCCGGCGCTCCCACGGCTGAAAATCCCGGGGGCACTGCCGCGGTCCCGGGAGAGGCAGCGCAGCCGGCTGTCCCGGCAACTTCCACTCCTGTGCCTGTCGCATCTGCCGTTCCCGGTGAAATTCCCGAGGTCACCGGGCCTACCCGGGGAATTGTCATCGGCTCCAGCGTCAATCTCCGCGGTTCCCACACCATCGAAAGCCCTGTGGTGGGGAGGGTTTCCGCCGGAAACCGGCTGGAGGTTGCCGAATCCTGGACTCCTGACGACAGTGCCGAAGCGGTAACTCTCGCGGACGTGGAGTTGACCGCACCGGACGGAAAGAAAGTCAAGGTTGCACGGGGGAAAGGCGTTACAGTGACCGGTCTTCCCGACGCTTCAGGGATGGTGAACGTCATCCTGCCCGAGGACAGGAACAAGGTGGTCTACAGTGTATCCTCCAAGTCATTGAGCGATCCCCAGGCTTGGCCCTGGTACAGGGTGAAGCCCCAGGGAGGCGGAAAGGAAGGCTGGATTTTCGGCAAATTCCTGACCGTGCTGGATACCCGGGAAGAATCGCTGTCCGTGCTGTACCTTGACAGCGCCCTCACCTCCTATGGCACCACGAAGGAGCAGGTCCAGGAGGTACTGGGAAAACCCCAGAAAACTTCATCCCGCAAGGTAAAGGCTTCCGGGGGCGAGGGCACCGAAACAACCCTCACCTTCAGCGGGGGAACCTTTGTGGTCTACGAAGGCCCGGGCGGTCCCGAAGTGAAGAAGATCACCCTTACCTCGGCGAAGCATCCCCTTGACGGGGGCCTTGCTGTGGGAATGGAGAGGCGGCAGGTCCTCTCGCTCCTGGGCCACCCCAACGATCTCGAAAAGGGAGAAGAAATCTACAGGGCAAACAAGACCGCCGGCATAAGGATCAAGTACGAAAACTACAGGGTGAAATCTGTGACCGCCGGGGTGCTCAATTGA
- a CDS encoding YgiQ family radical SAM protein — MSVPPVPGTSFFPVSREEMEARGWAGLDFLLISGDAYVDHPSFGPAVIARVLESRGFRVGILPQPDWRSRDSFLAMGRPRLAALVTAGNLDSMLNRFTASKKSRSSDSYSPGGKAGLRPDRATIVYGSRVRECWKDLPLIIGGVEASLRRFAHYDYWSDEVRRSILVDSGADLLVYGMGEKQIAEIAALLERGVPVEKIRSVRGTMYRTAALPEDGRTVEVPSWEDVSADKRKFAEAFRLQYPEQDPFHGRAVAQRFGTVWTIQNPPPRPLTMDEMDGIYGYPYTRTYHPMYEKDGGVPAIEEVRFSLTSHRGCFGSCSFCAIHYHQGRIIQARSHGSLVEEARLLTTLPDFKGYIHDVGGPTANFRIPSCDDQLVRGTCRGRQCLFPTPCPKLRADHSDYLELLGKLRALPGVKKVFIRSGIRFDYLMADKKTPFLEELCAHHVSGQLKVAPEHVSPGVLSVMGKPGCEVYGKFMEAYAEVNRKLGKKQYLVPYFISSHPGADLKDAVQLAEFLRDIRFQPEQVQDFIPTPGSLSTCIYYTGIDPFSGKKVHVPKDRNERKMQRALLQYREPKNRETVISALKAAGRPDLVGEGPRCLVREQHKETRRGRESSPADSSGKRKRGGKSTASPRQGGGRKEPSRGPGRSPSEGRRPG; from the coding sequence ATGTCGGTCCCGCCCGTTCCCGGAACTTCCTTCTTTCCCGTGAGCAGGGAAGAAATGGAGGCAAGAGGATGGGCGGGGCTTGATTTCCTTCTGATCAGCGGAGATGCTTACGTGGACCACCCGAGCTTCGGCCCGGCTGTCATCGCCAGGGTTCTCGAGAGCAGGGGATTCAGGGTGGGCATTCTCCCCCAGCCTGACTGGAGAAGCAGGGATTCCTTCCTCGCCATGGGCAGGCCCCGGCTTGCCGCCCTGGTAACCGCCGGAAACCTGGATTCCATGCTCAACAGGTTTACCGCTTCGAAAAAAAGCCGGAGCAGCGACAGCTATTCCCCGGGAGGGAAGGCCGGGCTGCGTCCCGACAGGGCCACCATTGTCTACGGCAGCCGGGTGCGGGAATGCTGGAAGGATCTCCCCCTGATCATCGGCGGAGTGGAAGCGAGCCTCCGACGGTTTGCCCATTACGATTACTGGTCCGATGAAGTCCGCCGCTCCATACTGGTGGACAGCGGGGCGGACCTCCTGGTCTATGGAATGGGCGAGAAGCAGATCGCTGAGATAGCCGCCCTGCTGGAACGGGGAGTACCTGTGGAAAAGATCCGCTCCGTCCGGGGAACCATGTACCGGACCGCCGCGCTTCCCGAAGATGGGAGGACGGTGGAGGTGCCTTCATGGGAGGATGTCTCCGCTGACAAAAGGAAATTCGCCGAGGCCTTCAGGCTCCAGTATCCTGAGCAGGATCCCTTCCACGGGAGAGCGGTCGCCCAGCGCTTCGGGACCGTCTGGACCATCCAGAACCCTCCTCCCCGTCCTCTGACAATGGATGAAATGGACGGGATTTACGGCTATCCCTATACCAGGACCTACCATCCCATGTACGAGAAGGACGGAGGCGTGCCCGCCATCGAGGAAGTCCGCTTCAGTCTCACCAGCCACAGGGGGTGTTTCGGGAGCTGTTCGTTCTGCGCCATCCACTACCACCAGGGAAGAATCATCCAGGCCAGAAGCCACGGTTCCCTGGTGGAAGAAGCCCGGCTCCTCACCACGCTGCCCGATTTCAAGGGGTATATTCATGACGTGGGAGGCCCCACGGCAAACTTCCGGATTCCTTCCTGCGACGACCAGCTTGTCCGGGGCACCTGCAGGGGTCGCCAGTGCCTGTTCCCCACTCCTTGCCCGAAACTCCGGGCGGATCACAGCGACTACCTTGAACTGCTCGGAAAGCTCAGGGCCCTCCCGGGAGTGAAGAAGGTCTTCATCAGGTCGGGAATCCGCTTTGACTACCTCATGGCGGACAAAAAAACGCCGTTCCTGGAAGAGCTCTGCGCCCATCACGTGAGCGGACAGCTCAAGGTGGCGCCGGAGCACGTGTCGCCGGGCGTCCTGTCCGTCATGGGAAAGCCCGGATGCGAAGTGTACGGGAAGTTCATGGAGGCGTACGCCGAGGTGAACAGGAAGCTGGGGAAGAAGCAGTATCTTGTCCCCTACTTCATTTCTTCCCACCCGGGAGCGGATCTGAAGGATGCTGTGCAACTCGCGGAGTTTCTGCGGGACATCAGGTTCCAGCCCGAACAGGTCCAGGATTTCATTCCCACGCCCGGAAGCCTGTCCACATGCATTTATTACACGGGAATCGACCCGTTTTCAGGGAAGAAGGTCCACGTACCGAAGGACAGAAATGAACGCAAAATGCAGCGGGCTCTCCTGCAGTACCGGGAGCCGAAAAACAGGGAGACCGTCATCAGTGCCCTGAAGGCTGCCGGGAGGCCGGACCTCGTCGGTGAAGGGCCCCGCTGCCTTGTTCGGGAGCAGCATAAAGAAACCCGCCGGGGAAGGGAATCCTCTCCGGCGGACAGCTCTGGAAAAAGGAAACGGGGGGGAAAGTCTACGGCTTCTCCCCGGCAGGGAGGCGGCCGGAAAGAGCCCTCGCGAGGGCCGGGCCGGTCTCCGTCAGAAGGACGGCGGCCAGGATAA
- a CDS encoding DMT family transporter, whose protein sequence is MVFSAGLKTFLADFSLMLVALFWGLGFVAMKDALESYPTFWLLVLRFGSGAALMAALFRKRLAGVSTADIKAGVLIGVFLFLGFSTQTLGLNYTTPGKQAFLTATYVVIVPLLSWVFRKRFPGLLSFVASAVCLSGMAMLTLQEGLAVGAGDTLTLVCAVFFACHILAIEHFAAKTDPVILAIIQIFMVGLLSLPFALAFETWPGFNGGSGLWSIAFTVLFCTVFAFAVQNVAQKFTPSTHTAIILSLESVFGAFAGIYFMGEIFTSRMAAGCALILAAVLLTETGPALARALSGRLPAGEKP, encoded by the coding sequence ATGGTTTTTTCTGCAGGTTTGAAAACGTTTCTCGCGGATTTTTCCCTGATGCTCGTCGCCCTCTTCTGGGGGCTCGGCTTCGTGGCTATGAAGGATGCTCTCGAAAGCTACCCGACCTTCTGGCTGCTCGTGCTCCGCTTCGGTTCCGGGGCGGCCCTCATGGCTGCACTGTTCCGGAAGAGGCTCGCCGGAGTATCCACCGCGGACATCAAGGCGGGAGTGCTCATCGGGGTCTTTCTCTTTCTCGGGTTTTCCACCCAGACTCTCGGCCTCAACTACACAACGCCGGGAAAGCAGGCCTTTCTCACAGCCACCTACGTGGTCATCGTTCCACTGCTCTCATGGGTCTTCAGGAAGCGGTTTCCCGGTCTGCTCTCCTTCGTCGCGTCGGCCGTCTGCCTTTCGGGCATGGCAATGCTCACCCTTCAGGAGGGACTTGCCGTCGGCGCCGGAGACACCCTTACGCTGGTCTGCGCTGTCTTCTTCGCCTGCCACATACTGGCAATTGAACACTTCGCCGCAAAGACCGACCCCGTAATCCTGGCCATTATCCAGATCTTCATGGTGGGGCTCCTCAGCCTTCCCTTCGCCCTGGCCTTCGAGACATGGCCCGGCTTCAACGGCGGGTCCGGCCTGTGGAGCATCGCCTTCACAGTGCTCTTCTGCACCGTTTTCGCCTTCGCCGTACAGAACGTGGCCCAGAAATTCACACCCTCAACCCACACGGCGATAATACTGAGCCTGGAGTCGGTCTTCGGCGCCTTTGCGGGAATCTATTTCATGGGAGAGATATTCACCTCGAGGATGGCTGCGGGCTGCGCCCTTATCCTGGCCGCCGTCCTTCTGACGGAGACCGGCCCGGCCCTCGCGAGGGCTCTTTCCGGCCGCCTCCCTGCCGGGGAGAAGCCGTAG
- a CDS encoding Na+/H+ antiporter subunit E translates to MFIFVVSFLMYLLLVWSGGAIPMIEVLIALILASVITVAFRSWHKGRKISMRGLDPKRWFGFFHYLFGPFAVGLAKANIDVAKRVITGDIRPGIVKVNPGLTTDVARTMLADSITLTPGTLTVDVDEEGAFYIHWIYVEDENPTEEQLYGTFGHWARRLAE, encoded by the coding sequence GTGTTCATTTTCGTAGTCTCCTTTCTGATGTACCTTCTCCTTGTCTGGTCGGGAGGGGCCATACCCATGATCGAAGTGCTTATCGCACTGATCCTGGCGTCTGTCATCACTGTGGCCTTCCGTTCCTGGCACAAGGGAAGGAAAATCAGCATGAGGGGACTGGACCCAAAAAGGTGGTTCGGATTTTTCCACTACCTGTTCGGGCCCTTTGCGGTCGGGTTGGCCAAGGCCAACATCGACGTGGCGAAAAGGGTCATAACGGGGGATATCCGGCCCGGAATCGTCAAGGTGAACCCCGGCCTGACGACCGATGTCGCCAGGACCATGCTGGCGGATTCCATAACCCTTACCCCGGGAACACTCACCGTGGACGTTGACGAGGAGGGAGCTTTCTACATCCACTGGATCTATGTGGAGGATGAAAATCCCACCGAAGAGCAGCTCTACGGAACATTTGGCCATTGGGCGAGGAGGTTGGCGGAGTGA
- a CDS encoding monovalent cation/H+ antiporter complex subunit F, producing the protein MFAAAFSGLLAVAVLGRLVAGPTVADRAVALDTMNTLVVGLMMILAAVYDSVVMVDVAIVYAGLSFVGTMFIARFIEGEV; encoded by the coding sequence ATGTTCGCTGCGGCGTTCAGCGGCCTTCTGGCCGTAGCGGTGCTGGGGCGTCTCGTAGCCGGTCCCACCGTTGCCGACAGGGCAGTGGCCCTGGATACCATGAACACCCTGGTGGTCGGGCTGATGATGATCCTCGCGGCGGTCTACGATTCGGTAGTAATGGTTGACGTGGCCATAGTCTATGCCGGGCTTTCCTTTGTCGGGACCATGTTCATCGCCCGGTTCATCGAAGGGGAGGTGTGA
- the mnhG gene encoding monovalent cation/H(+) antiporter subunit G → MFLIVGILILIGLGFNALGAFSLYRFPDVYTRLHGATKCTTFGTLFTMFAVVAYSLGKLVSTGEARFGVFIIHGAVAALVLLITNATGAHAIARAAHRSGIFPALAVVDRLEEKEEAKGGSSR, encoded by the coding sequence ATGTTTCTTATCGTTGGAATCCTCATCCTCATCGGCCTTGGCTTCAATGCGCTGGGAGCTTTTTCCCTCTACAGGTTCCCCGATGTCTACACGAGACTTCACGGCGCCACGAAGTGTACCACCTTCGGGACGCTTTTCACCATGTTCGCGGTGGTTGCGTACTCTCTCGGCAAGCTTGTCTCCACGGGGGAGGCCCGTTTCGGAGTCTTTATCATTCACGGCGCCGTGGCAGCCCTTGTCCTTCTTATTACCAATGCCACCGGTGCCCACGCTATAGCCCGCGCCGCCCACAGGAGCGGTATTTTCCCTGCCCTTGCAGTGGTTGACCGCCTGGAAGAAAAAGAAGAAGCGAAAGGAGGCTCGTCCAGATGA
- a CDS encoding Na(+)/H(+) antiporter subunit B, whose translation MNNMLHLLVLTLLVLSAFFALWFKDLISSVIALAVFSVMTALEFYILQAPDVAIAEAAIGAGLSTAIFIIAIRACGKVKKSDGGDGR comes from the coding sequence ATGAACAACATGCTGCACCTGCTGGTACTGACTCTCCTGGTGCTGTCCGCCTTCTTTGCCCTCTGGTTCAAGGACCTCATTTCATCGGTGATTGCCCTTGCTGTGTTCAGCGTTATGACCGCCCTGGAATTCTATATCCTCCAGGCTCCTGACGTAGCCATTGCCGAGGCCGCCATCGGAGCCGGCCTGAGCACCGCCATCTTCATCATCGCCATCAGGGCCTGCGGAAAGGTCAAGAAGAGCGACGGAGGTGACGGAAGATGA
- the mbhE gene encoding hydrogen gas-evolving membrane-bound hydrogenase subunit E: MKKIIFIVSAIILGALVVGAVDNIRPFGEPGAAPMDDHFIARALTERSSENVVTSIVFDYRGFDTIGEAAVLFTALCAITALFREGRKKQ; this comes from the coding sequence ATGAAGAAGATCATTTTCATCGTCTCGGCGATTATCCTCGGAGCCCTGGTGGTGGGAGCGGTGGACAACATACGCCCCTTCGGGGAGCCCGGCGCGGCGCCCATGGACGACCATTTCATCGCCAGGGCACTTACGGAAAGATCATCGGAAAACGTGGTGACCTCCATCGTTTTCGACTACAGGGGTTTTGACACCATAGGAGAAGCGGCGGTTCTCTTCACGGCCCTTTGCGCCATTACCGCCCTCTTCCGTGAAGGGAGGAAAAAGCAGTGA
- a CDS encoding MnhB domain-containing protein: MRPLSVVVRTGCDLFAWFLIVFGASVIIHGDVTPGGGFQGGAVAATFITLLLVAYGGKKVFSWVRMGIFNGMLLFGLMAFFLLGLMGFPNAFLYNFLAIPHEVVQATGHGVIPPSGTIALMDIAVGIEVAGALSIIVLSMFRGIRLFREGPMEEESGHDR; the protein is encoded by the coding sequence GTGAGGCCGCTTTCTGTCGTCGTCAGAACCGGCTGCGACCTTTTCGCCTGGTTCCTGATCGTCTTCGGCGCGAGCGTTATCATCCACGGTGACGTCACCCCCGGGGGAGGATTCCAGGGAGGAGCCGTGGCAGCCACCTTTATCACCCTGCTCCTTGTCGCCTACGGCGGAAAGAAGGTTTTTTCGTGGGTCAGGATGGGGATCTTCAACGGCATGCTCCTTTTCGGCCTCATGGCCTTTTTCCTTCTCGGCCTCATGGGGTTCCCCAATGCCTTCCTCTACAACTTCCTGGCCATTCCCCACGAAGTAGTCCAGGCTACCGGACACGGTGTGATTCCCCCGTCGGGCACCATCGCCCTCATGGACATTGCCGTCGGTATCGAGGTGGCGGGAGCTCTTTCCATTATCGTGCTTTCCATGTTCAGAGGCATCCGGCTTTTCCGTGAGGGGCCTATGGAGGAGGAATCAGGCCATGATCGGTAA
- a CDS encoding sodium:proton antiporter yields the protein MIGNAPFFVVGVLFLMGLVGIFMSKNLIKIAIAVSILGSAVNIFLVALGYRAGGTIPVHFLAGEGTTMVLPTPQAMTLTAIVIALATTALLLSLIMLVWRHYGTLDVDEIRRLRG from the coding sequence ATGATCGGTAACGCACCGTTTTTCGTCGTCGGAGTTCTTTTCCTTATGGGACTCGTGGGCATTTTTATGTCGAAGAATCTCATCAAGATCGCCATCGCCGTGAGCATCCTCGGAAGCGCCGTCAACATCTTCCTGGTCGCTCTCGGGTATCGCGCGGGAGGGACGATCCCCGTCCATTTCCTGGCCGGAGAGGGTACCACCATGGTCCTCCCCACGCCCCAGGCAATGACCCTGACCGCCATCGTCATCGCCCTTGCGACCACGGCCCTTCTGCTGTCGCTAATCATGCTCGTCTGGCGCCATTACGGAACCCTTGACGTGGACGAGATCCGGAGGTTGAGAGGATGA
- a CDS encoding proton-conducting transporter membrane subunit — MNWNEHLPALLLIIPLFGAFLAPVCSMGGKLARNILLVAATFLTLLVAFLLWRSVLASGIQYYVMGGESFRLALPSGMALPVRIILEVDAFSAFMVLCGAIASFAGALFSVNYMSRFSGLSRFASLYLLLTTGMLGMMVTGDMFNFFIFIEISSIASFGLIAFWRDKPSAIEASFKYALISQVGSMMILIAAGSLYGKYNALNMAALGSVLTMGTMEKLALVFLVGSLAMKCGTFPMHMWLPDAYAEAPTGVTCLLVAVSQASLYGLMRVCFSIYGVAMGSTFVPWMIIIFGLASMFFGVTMAVVQHEIKRLIGYHSVSQVGYMLLGLGVGMLVLGDPRGMADFGFTAIKGGVFHIFNYTMYKALLFLAAGAVYYATGKRDLNDLGGLARKMPYTTFMFVIAAAAISGLPPFNGFVSKLLIYESSFAVHPSLAVVALVTSVLTLASFVKVFQTAFLGPEKNSLLHVREVPPAMLAGMAVLTVAVLGATLFPSWTLSNLVEPAARALVDQSGYIGAIMGGGM; from the coding sequence ATGAACTGGAACGAACATCTTCCTGCGCTGCTTCTGATTATTCCTCTCTTCGGCGCCTTCCTCGCGCCGGTCTGCTCCATGGGAGGAAAACTGGCCCGGAACATCCTGCTTGTGGCAGCGACCTTCCTCACGCTGCTGGTAGCCTTCCTGCTCTGGAGGAGCGTCCTCGCCAGCGGGATTCAGTATTATGTCATGGGCGGCGAGAGCTTCAGGCTCGCCCTTCCGTCGGGAATGGCCCTTCCGGTGAGAATCATTCTCGAAGTTGACGCCTTCAGCGCTTTCATGGTTCTGTGCGGCGCCATCGCATCATTTGCAGGAGCACTCTTCTCGGTGAACTACATGAGCAGGTTCTCCGGTCTGAGCCGTTTCGCATCTCTTTACCTTCTGCTCACCACGGGCATGCTGGGAATGATGGTGACGGGCGACATGTTCAACTTCTTCATCTTCATCGAGATTTCGTCCATAGCCTCCTTCGGACTGATCGCCTTCTGGAGGGACAAGCCGTCGGCCATCGAGGCGAGTTTCAAGTACGCCCTGATCTCCCAGGTCGGGTCCATGATGATCCTCATCGCCGCCGGTTCCCTCTACGGGAAGTACAATGCCCTGAACATGGCGGCCCTGGGAAGCGTCCTGACCATGGGGACCATGGAAAAGCTCGCCCTTGTTTTCCTGGTGGGATCCCTTGCCATGAAGTGCGGCACCTTCCCCATGCATATGTGGCTTCCCGATGCCTATGCGGAAGCTCCCACGGGTGTGACATGCCTGCTGGTGGCGGTGAGCCAGGCATCGCTCTACGGCCTGATGAGAGTCTGCTTCTCCATCTACGGAGTGGCCATGGGCAGCACCTTCGTTCCCTGGATGATCATCATCTTCGGCCTCGCGTCCATGTTCTTCGGCGTCACCATGGCGGTGGTGCAGCATGAGATCAAGAGGCTGATAGGCTACCATTCCGTCTCCCAGGTCGGCTACATGCTCCTCGGCCTCGGAGTGGGCATGCTCGTCCTCGGCGACCCCCGCGGCATGGCAGACTTCGGCTTCACCGCCATCAAGGGCGGCGTGTTCCATATCTTCAACTACACCATGTACAAGGCCCTGCTGTTCCTCGCTGCAGGCGCGGTCTATTACGCCACCGGCAAGAGAGACCTCAACGATCTCGGTGGTCTTGCCAGAAAGATGCCCTATACGACCTTCATGTTCGTCATAGCCGCGGCGGCCATCTCCGGACTTCCCCCCTTCAACGGGTTCGTGTCCAAGCTGCTCATCTACGAGTCTTCCTTCGCCGTGCATCCTTCACTCGCAGTGGTGGCTCTCGTGACCTCCGTCCTTACCCTGGCATCCTTCGTCAAGGTCTTCCAGACGGCGTTCCTCGGTCCCGAGAAGAACAGCCTGCTCCACGTCCGGGAAGTTCCTCCCGCCATGCTCGCAGGAATGGCGGTTCTTACGGTCGCCGTTCTCGGTGCCACTCTGTTCCCCTCCTGGACTCTATCCAACCTTGTGGAGCCTGCGGCCAGGGCCCTTGTTGACCAGAGCGGATACATCGGCGCCATCATGGGAGGTGGAATGTGA
- a CDS encoding hydrogenase: MGKVYTGFGYWDVGAWILFFAVAAFYILWLRAQGRSDFKKGTDQDEIYWSGNEVPEDGAELSVPASSAYWGFRKALEPFYKGLLGMHTGIATDMVGYYVLSVAFMAVFILLV, from the coding sequence ATGGGAAAGGTCTATACCGGATTCGGCTACTGGGACGTAGGGGCGTGGATTCTCTTCTTCGCCGTGGCGGCCTTCTACATTCTCTGGCTGCGCGCCCAGGGCAGGTCCGATTTTAAAAAAGGCACCGACCAGGATGAAATCTACTGGTCAGGAAACGAGGTCCCCGAGGACGGAGCGGAACTATCCGTTCCTGCTTCCTCCGCATACTGGGGCTTCAGGAAGGCCCTTGAGCCGTTTTACAAAGGGCTTCTCGGAATGCACACAGGCATAGCGACTGACATGGTTGGGTATTACGTCCTTTCCGTCGCGTTCATGGCCGTGTTCATTCTGCTGGTGTAG